One Lepisosteus oculatus isolate fLepOcu1 chromosome 27, fLepOcu1.hap2, whole genome shotgun sequence genomic window, CATCAGCTCCACGAGGCTCCCAGCTAAAGCAGAGCCGCCACGAACTGTACACACTAACTTAAGCTTGTCATCTTTCTGGCCATGCCCGAGTCCTCTCATTCCTTCCATTCCCCTGCGCCTGTGACCCTAAAACAAAGGAAGTGATCAAAGGGCAGACCGACCCTTCTCACACTGGGGGGGGCGAGAAAAGACGAGGCGCACCTCCAGCGAGTCCTCAGCTGGCCGCTTGGCCCCGCCCTTCTCGTTCTTCTCGTCGATCACCAGGGTCCCCTCGTCCTCGTCGCTGCTGCCCTCCGCGCCGCCCTCCCGGGCCCCGGGGcgggccgccgccgccgcgtCCCCGGCCCCTTCGTCGGCGGAGTCCTCTTTCTTGGTGGGCTGTAGAGGGCAGGAGAGCAAAGGTCACACCCCGACCCCACGACGACCTGCGTCACTGCGACACACCCCGTCTGCCGCCCGGCCCTTTTCAGCGAGGAACTGCCCATTGGTTGGCGATTACACATCGGCCCGATTTGGAACCGCAGCTTGATTTCAGACCCGGTTCCCTGGCGGGGAGACCCGCGacccacgccccccccccccagcctgcAGAGGCACAGCGGGGAGAGCTCAACGGCTACCACCTGGAGGAGTGGGGCGGCTCGGGCAGACGTCAATGCCGGTGCCAGGCCCGGAGCTGAGTGTCCTCACCCGGGCCGACCCAGACCCAGCGCACCTTCCCTTGCCCAGGCACTCCCACTGGACAGAGCCTGGTTACGGTCAGCGAGTGAGAGGACTCGCAAGGCCCCAACCACAGAGTCCAGCTGAGACCAACACCCAGGAGAGATCGAGACAGCTGAGGCTATCCTCCGCACCCTCCACCACAGGGTCCCCTGCAGAACTGGACCATGGGAGGGAGGCGATGGGTCCCAGCCTGCCCAGCCAGCCACAGGGCAGGGAGGTGTGGCGGCTGGACACCCCAGGCGACAGACAGGGCCTCACCTCGTACCCCGACGCCTTGACGGTGGGGTTGTTCTCAATCTCCCATAGGCCCTCGCTGAAGCCTTTCCTCTTGTTGGGCTTTCCGAATTTGTCCTTGCACTCCTCGTACGGAAACAGATCCTTGGGGCCCAGGAACGCCCTGCAGGATGGGAAGGAGAGACTGAGGTGAAGCACGCTTTCCGAGCAGAAGAGCACTGCCACCCCCGCCCCACTGCTACCGGCTAAATCCTAGGAAGACTGTATAACGACACTACAAACAGTTAACGATGATCACATGATCCAGTGAAGTCATGGAGAGCTCAGCTAGAATGAGAATTACAGGTGACCCCAAACTAGAGGCATTTGAGTTGTAATGGTCCAACATGTTGGGTAAAGATCTCTTTACACCAACAGGTACAGGCCTTCGAAAACTGAATCTCATCATTTTCTAGTTTGTGCACCTAagtgcaccagcagccatatcaccccgaaactcacaactggcagcccactgaagctaagcaggtgtgagcctggtcagtacctggatgggagacctcctgggaaaaactaaggttgctgctggaagaggtgttagtggggccagtagggggtgcacaccctgcggtccatgtgggtcctaatgccccagtatagtgacggggacactatactgtaaacagactaggggtgtaaccccggtgtcctggccaatcatggcctcctaataatccctatctatgaattagctacattactctcctctcctccccactgagagctgatgtgtggggagcgttctggcgcactatggctgccgtcgcatcatccaggtggggctccacactggtggtggtggaggggatccccatgacctgtaaagcgccttgagtggagtttccagaaaagcgctttataagtgtaagcaattattattataagtcaCAAAGCACTGAGGCAGAAAGAGTTTTGTCCCGGGCTGGCCATGCCCTCTCACCCCTCCCTGAGCGCGACACTACTCACGTCTCGTGGGTCCCGAAGAAGAACACCTGGTACTTGTTGGAGGGGGACTTGACCGCACCCTCCGGCAGCTCGTCGATCTGCGGAAAGAGGAGACAGCGTTGGCTCACCAGACTTTGCTTGTACAAATGTCGCTCCCAccagcttttaaccccagtctcgtcaccccccaccccccacccccacccacaACAGAGGCACGTCCTCAGCCATGTCACACGACGCACCGCCTTGTACACAAACCAGCAGCAGGTCAGACTCGATGGCACATCGAGGCAACTTTACTTGAAAAGGGGACCCTTGCCGGCTGTTGCCGAGACCCAAAACGGAACAGACTTCGACGGAATGGGAATGGAACCCGTTGCAGCCACACGTGGTACTGCAGGAGTTCCTTGTTAAAGCCGACGCAcgtttttgttccagctgggCTCTCGGAGACAAAGCGGATCGCTGTATATTTACAGCTCTGGAATGGGGATGCAGATCTATTGCAGCTATACATGCTCCTAAACGAGATGCTACCTGACACTGGCTACCTTCGCCTCCAAATTGTTTTGGTCCAATAATGGGCCGAACTGCAATGCATCAGCAGAACCCAAGTCATTCCCCAAAGAACACAGCTTGGCCTCACCACCCCCAGTAAGCAGGCATGCCGGTGCAATTCAGGCCTGCCGAGTGCGAGCTGCTCTCTGTCCTGGACAGGTCAGTCATAGAGGGccggagggagggggggggggggggggctggggggACGAGCTTCGGCTTCCCAGAGCTCCACCCGATGAAGTGAGCTCTCCCTAACCCGGATGagcttgtattaaaaaaaaaacagaactcctTCGCACACCACCCTACAGCCGTTGAGGCTTCTGCCTGCCGATCTTGCCTAATGTGTGCGATTTCACAAGGCTCCAGACTAGAGGAGGCCCTTCAGCCCCTCTTGCTTGTTCTGATTTTGCCGTCTGAGCCCTCGGATTTGAAAAGGGATGAGCTCTGAGGCAGAGGTCTCTCTTTAAACCTTCATGCCTCCCCCCCCGCTGTCCCCACCCGGCCTCACAGCCTTCCCTGGCAGGGGAGAGCAAAAGCCACTCTTGTCCGGCAGCACACGCCCTCCTCTCCTGGCTCTCATCCCGGGATTCCTGGCTGCCAAATAAAGATTTCCGGCTGCTCTCCTGTTGCTGCTGCCGTTTAAAACGGAGTAGGGGCGGGGCTGCCTCTGCTCACACACAGGCGCACATACACACTCCATCTGCATTCTCCCTCCGACTCAACGCGCAAAAATGCAACAggcacagaaaataattgatgcgacacgcccacgcCAATAAAAAAAAGCCGCACAAGATGCTAAATCTGTTGCACTCCAGCTTCTCTGCTTTCTCGAGCAAGTCATTAATACTGTGTCACACCCCTGGGTTTCAGTGCTCTTCCTGTGCTTTCAGGGTTTGCATTTGCCAGCAGCCAAATCCAGCTCCTTAGCCTGCCTGCTCCTTTCACTTGCTCTCCGGCTTCCTTGGATCTGACCTCTtaccccacactgcctccctccgtctctcccagtgcctcggcTCTCACCACTaaccccacactgcctcccgctgtctctcccagtgcctcggcTCTCACCACTgaccccacactgcctccctctgtctctcccagtgcctcggcTCTCACCACTaaccccacactgcctccctctg contains:
- the LOC102687522 gene encoding hepatoma-derived growth factor isoform X2; the protein is MSRFVITIDELPEGAVKSPSNKYQVFFFGTHETAFLGPKDLFPYEECKDKFGKPNKRKGFSEGLWEIENNPTVKASGYEPTKKEDSADEGAGDAAAAARPGAREGGAEGSSDEDEGTLVIDEKNEKGGAKRPAEDSLESSPKRPKDSESEAQGETKAENEKSDAEEAGRDHAEPEAKTNNAGAEPVAPVATPPSATPPRGGESKLEGQDAAPEGQLTPEKAATDSA
- the LOC102687522 gene encoding hepatoma-derived growth factor isoform X1; amino-acid sequence: MPRSSRQREYKPGDLVFAKMKGYPHWPARIDELPEGAVKSPSNKYQVFFFGTHETAFLGPKDLFPYEECKDKFGKPNKRKGFSEGLWEIENNPTVKASGYEPTKKEDSADEGAGDAAAAARPGAREGGAEGSSDEDEGTLVIDEKNEKGGAKRPAEDSLESSPKRPKDSESEAQGETKAENEKSDAEEAGRDHAEPEAKTNNAGAEPVAPVATPPSATPPRGGESKLEGQDAAPEGQLTPEKAATDSA